From a region of the Hippopotamus amphibius kiboko isolate mHipAmp2 chromosome 3, mHipAmp2.hap2, whole genome shotgun sequence genome:
- the LOC130850482 gene encoding olfactory receptor 6Q1 — protein MQPCTPNWTCIAEFIMVGFAEAHETHLLCFILFLTMYLFTVVQNLAIILVVGLDHRLRRPMYFFLIHLSCLEIWYTSVTVPKMLAGMIGGDRGKNISYAGCLSQLFIFTFLGATECFLLAAMAYDRYVAICMPLRYGALVSWGTCVRLAAACWLAGFLTPVLPIYLMSRLTFCGPNVIDHFFCDASPLLALSCSDVTLKETTDFLVSLAVLLVSAMVIAVSYGNIVWTLLHIRSPAGRRRAFSTCAAHLTVVSLFYGTLFFMYVRTKVASSINFNKVVSVFYSIITPMLNPLIYSLRNKEVKGALGRAFSFRSWKDQ, from the coding sequence ATGCAGCCGTGTACCCCAAACTGGACCTGCATAGCAGAGTTTATCATGGTGGGCTTTGCCGAGGCCCATGAAACGCACCTCCTCTGCTTTATACTCTTCCTCACCATGTACCTGTTCACCGTGGTGCAGAACTTGGCCATCATCCTGGTGGTGGGTTTGGACCACCGGCTACGTAGacccatgtattttttcctgaTACACTTGTCCTGCCTTGAAATCTGGTACACTTCAGTCACAGTGCCCAAGATGCTGGCTGGTATGATTGGGGGGGATCGGGGCAAGAATATCTCTTATGCTGGCTGCCTGTCCCAGCTCTTCATCTTCACCTTCCTTGGGGCAACGGAGTGTTTCCTACTGGCtgccatggcctatgaccgctatgtggccatttgCATGCCTCTCCGATATGGGGCCTTGGTGTCCTGGGGCACCTGCGTCCGTCTGGCAGCTGCTTGTTGGCTGGCTGGCTTCCTCACCCCCGTTTTGCCCATCTACCTCATGTCCCGCCTGACGTTTTGTGGCCCCAATGTCATTGATCACTTCTTCTGTGATGCCTCACCCCTGCTAGCCTTGTCCTGCTCGGACGTCACCCTGAAGGAGACCACAGACTTCCTGGTCTCTCTGGCTGTGCTCCTGGTCTCCGCCATGGTCATTGCTGTGTCCTACGGCAACATCGTCTGGACACTGCTGCATATCCGCTCGCCTGCTGGGCGCCGGagggccttctccacctgtgcaGCCCACCTGACTGTGGTGAGCCTCTTCTATGGCACTCTTTTCTTTATGTATGTCCGGACCAAAGTGGCCTCTTCCATCAACTTCAACAAGGTGGTGTCTGTCTTCTACTCCATCATCACGCCAATGCTCAACCCTCTCATCTACAGTCTTCGAAACAAAGAGGTGAAGGGAGCTCTGGGCAGAGCCTTTTCCTTCAGGTCTTGGAAAGATCAGTGA